The Brachionichthys hirsutus isolate HB-005 unplaced genomic scaffold, CSIRO-AGI_Bhir_v1 contig_725, whole genome shotgun sequence genome has a window encoding:
- the LOC137915190 gene encoding integrin alpha-2-like, with the protein MAFFPGDLLFFLIIITDRAWQSQSFNVGTAGAKIFSGPSVEEFGYTVKQASNYEGKWLLTGAPWSGFPTNRNGDIYKCPVSGSQNTCEKLNLQDFVTIPDVKNVDVNMSLGLTLTQMAEDAGLMVCGPVWGQQCGSQNFYPGVCTKMSPLFQPQPAFSPAVQTCGGPMDIVIVLDGSNSIYPWEPMTLFVQKLIPSLDIGPLNTQVSVIQYGVNPKFEFRLNEYETKDEAVAAASKITQMFGALTNTFNAIQFASQRAFSPSYGGRPGAAKVMVVVTDGESHDESIRDAVIAECERQGITRFGIAVLGYYSRHNIDPENLIKEIKSIASLPTEKFFFNVSEEAALSTIAGTLGNRIFNIEGTGKGGDNFKMEMSQVGFSAHYSSKQDVMMLGAVGAYAWSGTVVHQKGSKADIFPFSAFEGALDDRNHSSLLGYSVTTLSDGSTEYFVAGAPRSNHSGQVIVYTVNAQKQTAIIDSERGKQIGSYFGSVLCSLDVDKDKVTDLLLVGAPMFMNGMKREEGRVYLFSVTKGILNEQGFLSGSSPNENARFGMAISAVPDLDVDGFNDVVVGAPLEDNEGGVIYIYNGEKNTLKKQFTQRILGSKLDPQLQYFGRSLDSYKDLNDDTLPDISVGAYGKVVQLWSRGVASVSAKVSFDPNKINIFNKLCDINGRKLTCFNTNLCFIAEFRPKNPVGPIDISYTLTLDADLQASRVTSRGLFSKNNERSLTEKAKIQSTSLCRDYQVYVQEAPDFVNSLSLKVEIEQRSADVNPVLDMFSPSAWEFFNPFTKDCGSDEVCISDLVLSVKTNTKGSSSAPALIRANNQELSFEVAVKNEKENAYNTQLLVTYSSNLYYSSVFPPTEGVKCTAIQTQTVTCQVGYPALTKGEEMGFKINFDYNFHQLQKQAEVTFEAKSDSKEERLADNKVDISIPVRYDAGVVLSWESNINFYVADAAIPVVEMVKTLDDIGPEFNFTVKVSTGNFPVGLLYMTIGLPMRTNGGNQILYITSVDTQGGSISCDSSSLVDPLKIGVKVHEESFSEESLRGIEELDCESAECKRMKCILKDTEVQSDYYVKVKTRIWSGTFVSATYQSIELISSVDVETSNPELVIIERKHLPVALTISKPGEKGEVPVGVIVGSVIGGLLLLALAVGLLWKFGFFKRKYQQLQRDDDDDDTQSRAYVDEVL; encoded by the exons ATGGCCTTCTTCCCTGGagatttattattctttttaatcatCATTA CTGACAGGGCCTGGCAGTCACAGTCCTTCAACGTCGGCACGGCAGGCGCTAAGATCTTCAGCGGACCATCAGTGGAGGAGTTTGGCTACACGGTCAAACAAGCATCAAACTATGAGGGCAAATG GCTCCTGACTGGCGCTCCTTGGAGTGGCTTCCCTAcaaacagaaatggagataTTTACAAGTGTCCAGTCTCAGGGTCCCAAAACACCTGTGAAAAGCTCAATCTTCAAG ATTTTGTCACTATTCCTGATGTCAAAAATGTTGATGTCAACATGTCCCTGGGTTTAACTCTGACCCAGATGGCTGAGGATGCTGgtttgatg GTGTGTGGTCCGGTGTGGGGGCAGCAGTGTGGCAGTCAGAACTTCTACCCAGGGGTGTGTACAAAAATGAGCCCCCTTTTTCAGCCTCAACCTGCCTTCTCTCCTGCCGTCCAAA CGTGCGGGGGGCCCATGGACATTGTGATCGTTTTGGATGGCTCCAACAGCATTTATCCATGGGAACCAATGACATTGTTCGTCCAAAAATTAATACCTTCACTCGACATTGGTCCCCTAAACACGCAG GTCAGCGTCATCCAGTATGGAGTTAATCCAAAGTTTGAATTCAGACTGAACGAGTATGAAACCAAAGATGAGGcggttgctgctgcttccaaAATCACGCAGATGTTTGGCGCCCTTACCAATACCTTTAACGCGATCCAATTTGCCAG TCAGAGGGCGTTCAGTCCGAGTTATGGTGGCCGTCCAGGAGCTGCTAAGGTGATGGTGGTCGTCACTGATGGAGAATCCCATGATGAGTCAATCAGAGATGCAGTTATCGCTGAATGTGAACGACAAGGCATCACTCGCTTCGGTATCGCA GTTCTAGGTTATTACAGTCGGCACAACATCGACCCAGAAAACCTGATTAAAGAAATCAAATCCATCGCCAGTTTACCAACAGAGAAATTCTTCTTCAACGTATCAGAGGAGGCGGCTCTCTCGACCATTGCCGGAACTTTGGGGAACCGCATCTTCAACATAGAAG GCACTGGGAAAGGGGGCGATAACTTCAAGATGGAGATGTCCCAGGTGGGATTCAGTGCTCACTACTCCAGCAAACAG GATGTCATGATGCTGGGAGCAGTGGGAGCCTACGCTTGGAGCGGGACGGTCGTCCATCAGAAAGGGTCCAAAGCAGACATCTTTCCCTTCTCAGCTTTCGAGGGAGCCCTTGATGACAGGAACCACAGCTCATTACTGG GTTACTCCGTCACCACACTGAGCGATGGCTCCACAGAATACTTTGTCGCCGGCGCACCCCGTTCCAACCATTCTGGACAAGTTATTGTCTACACAGTCAATGCCCAGAAACAAACTGCTATCATTGACTCAGAAAGAGGGAAACAG ATCGGGTCATACTTTGGAAGTGTCCTGTGCTCGCTGGATGTGGACAAGGATAAGGTGACTGACCTCCTGCTGGTTGGTGCACCCATGTTTATGAACGGCATGAAGAGGGAAGAGGGCAGGGTCTACCTCTTCTCTGTCACCAAG GGCATACTAAACGAGCAGGGGTTCCTCAGTGGTTCATCCCCAAATGAGAATGCTCGTTTTGGGATGGCTATATCTGCAGTTCCTGACCTGGATGTTGATGGGTTCAATGATGTTGTGGTTGGAGCCCCTCTGGAGGACAATGAAGGAGGTGTCATCTACATCTACAACGGGGAGAAGAATACGCTGAAGAAACAGTTCACACAG AGAATCCTTGGCTCTAAGCTGGATCCTCAGTTGCAGTATTTTGGACGGTCCCTGGATAGCTACAAAGATCTGAATGATGACACACTCCCTGACATCTCCGTTGGTGCATATGGCAAAGTAGTGCAGCTTTG GTCCAGAGGTGTAGCATCTGTCAGCGCAAAAGTGTCCTTCGACCCcaataaaatcaacattttcaacaaattGTGCGACATTAACGGACGCAAGCTTACATGCTTCAACACCAATCTCTGCTTCATTGCTGAATTCAGGCCAAAGAACCCAGTTGGACCCATCG ATATATCCTACACCTTAACCCTGGATGCCGACTTGCAAGCGTCCCGTGTGACGTCCAGAGGACTGTTCTCTAAAAACAATGAACGCTCCCTTACAGAAAAGGCAAAGATACAATCCACATCTCTGTGTCGAGACTACCAGGTCTACGTTCAG GAGGCGCCAGACTTTGTTAATTCCCTCAGTCTGAAAGTAGAAATTGAACAACGGAGCGCAGACGTGAACCCTGTTCTCGATATGTTTTCTCCAAGTGCCTGGGAGTTCTTT AACCCCTTCACCAAAGACTGTGGCTCTGACGAGGTTTGCATCAGTGATTTGGTCCTGAGtgtgaagacaaacacaaagggaTCCAG CTCTGCACCGGCTCTGATCAGAGCTAACAACCAAGAACTGTCATTTGAAGTTGCTGTGAAGAACGAAAAGGAGAATGCATACAACACTCAGCTGCTGGTCACGTACTCCAGCAACCTCTACTACTCATCTGTGTTTCCTCCT acagagggagTGAAATGCACCGCAATACAAACTCAAACTGTCACTTGCCAAGTGGGATACCCAGCGCTGACGAAAGGTGAAGAG ATGGGATTTAAAATCAACTTTGATTACAATTTTCATCAGCTGCAAAAGCAAGCCGAGGTGACATTTGAGGCTAAGAG cgATAGTAAAGAAGAAAGACTTGCCGACAACAAGGTGGACATATCCATTCCTGTTCGATACGATGCAGGGGTCGTTCTATCTTG GGAGTCAAATATCAACTTCTACGTGGCAGATGCTGCCATCCCTGTGGTAGAAATGGTGAAAACTCTGGACGACATCGGCCCAGAGTTTAACTTCACAGTTAAG GTTTCAACAGGTAACTTCCCTGTCGGCCTCCTATACATGACCATTGGTCTGCCGATGAGGACTAACGGTGGAAACCAGATCCTCTATATCACCAGCGTGGACACGCAG GGAGGCTCTATCAGCTGTGATTCCAGCAGTCTGGTTGATCCTCTGAAAATCGGGGTGAAGGTCCACGAGGAGTCTTTCTCTGAGGAGAGCCTCCGAGGCATAGAGGAACTG GACTGCGAGAGTGCAGAATGCAAACGTATGAAATGCATCCTCAAAGACACTGAAGTTCAGAGTGACTACTATGTGAAAGTTAAAACGAGGATCTGGAGTGGCACCTTCGTCTcg GCCACCTATCAGAGCATTGAGCTGATTTCCAGCGTTGATGTTGAGACCTCCAACCCTGAGCTGGTCATTATCGAACGCAAACATCTACCG GTGGCGCTGACGATCAGTAAACCTGGAGAGAAAGGCGAGGTTCCCGTGGGAGTGATAGTTGGCAGCGTCATTGGTGGACTGCTCTTGTTGGCTCTGGCTGTTGGCCTGCTGTGGAAG TTTGGGTTTTTCAAGAGAAAATATCAGCAGCTCCAGagagacgacgacgacgacgacacgCAGAGCCGCGCGTACGTCGATGAAGTGCTGTGA
- the LOC137915189 gene encoding follistatin-A: MVGMLKRHLHAGIFLLFIWLCHLMEHQKVQAGNCWLQQGKNGRCQVLYMPGMSREECCRSGRLGTSWTEEDVPNSTLFRWMIFNGGAPNCIPCKESCVNVDCGPGKRCKMNRRSKPRCVCAPDCSNITWKGPVCGTDGKTYKDECALLKAKCKGQPDLDVQYQGKCKKTCRDVLCPGSSTCVVDQTNNAYCVTCNRICPEVTSPEQYLCGNDGIIYASACHLRRATCLLGRSIGVAYEGKCIKAKSCEDIQCSGGKKCLWDARMSRGRCSLCDETCPESRTGEAVCASDNTTYPSECAMKQAACSVGVQMEVKHSGSCNCK; encoded by the exons ATGGTTGGGATGCTGAAACGCCACCTTCACGCCGGTATTTTTCTCCTGTTCATATGGCTTTGTCACCTCATGGAACATCAAAAAGTTCAAG cTGGAAACTGTTGGTTGCAGCAGGGGAAGAACGGGCGGTGCCAGGTGCTCTACATGCCCGGGATGAGCAGGGAGGAGTGCTGCCGGAGTGGAAGGCTGGGGACGTCCTGGACCGAGGAAGACGTCCCCAACAGCACCTTATTTAGGTGGATGATCTTCAATGGCGGGGCCCCCAATTGTATACCTTGCAAAG aATCCTGCGTTAATGTCGACTGCGGGCCTGGCAAGAGGTGCAAGATGAACAGAAGAAGTAAGCCGCGCTGCGTGTGCGCGCCAGACTGCTCCAACATCACGTGGAAGGGACCTGTCTGCGGCACAGATGGGAAGACCTACAAGGACGAATGCGCGCTGCTGAAGGCAAAATGCAAAGGCCAGCCCGACCTGGACGTGCAGTACCAGGGAAAATGCAAAA AAACGTGCCGTGACGTCTTGTGCCCCGGCAGCTCCACATGCGTCGTGGACCAGACAAACAATGCGTATTGTGTGACGTGTAATAGGATTTGCCCAGAAGTGACGTCACCTGAGCAGTACCTGTGTGGAAACGATGGGATCATCTATGCCAGCGCGTGCCACCTGAGAAGAGCGACCTGTCTCCTCGGCAGATCCATCGGGGTGGCCTATGAGGGGAAGTGCATCA AGGCCAAGTCGTGTGAGGACATCCAGTGCAGCGGTGGGAAAAAGTGTCTGTGGGACGCGCGCATGAGCCGAGGCCGTTGCTCGCTGTGTGACGAGACGTGTCCAGAGAGCAGGACAGGTGAGGCCGTGTGCGCCAGCGACAACACCACGTATCCCAGCGAATGTGCCATGAAACAAGCGGCTTGCTCTGTGGGGGTGCAGATGGAAGTCAAGCATTCAGGATCTTGCAACTGTAAGTAA